The Coregonus clupeaformis isolate EN_2021a chromosome 8, ASM2061545v1, whole genome shotgun sequence genome has a segment encoding these proteins:
- the LOC121573018 gene encoding G-protein coupled receptor 3-like — MTQNDSDVWFEESSGSGMSSHLSLLDQSDPTAVPEISPLSLWGVALCVSGTLIVSENTIVVAAILATPSLRAPVFLLLASLALADLLAGVALIIHFLFLFCVEPTDWSELMTSGLLATSLTASLLSLMGVALDRYLSLSHALTYGSRHSRRCVTGLLALVWLGSCLIGSGPVLGWHCLDDITSCSVARPLTRTYLSLLCGGFLLVVIVTLQLYTGICRVARRHAHAIATQRHFLPDDQSYASKHGGRGKGLSRLLLVLGVFVGCWTPFALYGLLGDASSSPLYTYATLVPAAGNSLLNPLLYSLRNRDIRKVLLHACCPHRHNTHRPVDV; from the coding sequence ATGACCCAAAATGACTCTGACGTCTGGTTCGAGGAGTCTTCAGGTTCAGGGATGTCTTCGCACCTTTCCCTGCTGGACCAATCAGATCCCACGGCCGTGCCTGagatctctcctctcagcctatGGGGAGTGGCACTGTGCGTATCGGGAACTCTCATCGTGTCAGAGAACACCATCGTAGTGGCTGCCATCTTGGCCACGCCTTCTCTCCGTGCtcctgtcttcctgctcctcgcCAGCCTGGCATTGGCCGACCTGCTGGCGGGCGTGGCCTTGATCATCCACTTCCTCTTCCTGTTCTGCGTGGAGCCCACTGATTGGTCGGAGCTGATGACGTCAGGGTTGCTGGCGACATCACTGACGGCCTCCCTCCTCAGCCTGATGGGCGTGGCCCTGGATCGTTACCTGTCTCTAAGCCACGCCCTCACCTACGGCTCCCGCCACTCGCGCCGCTGCGTCACTGGTCTTCTGGCACTCGTCTGGTTGGGATCATGTCTGATTGGCTCGGGGCCGGTGCTGGGGTGGCACTGCCTCGATGACATCACATCCTGTTCCGTTGCGCGACCCCTGACCCGGACATACCTGTCGTTGCTCTGCGGTGGCTTCCTTCTGGTTGTCATAGTCACGCTGCAGCTGTACACCGGGATCTGCCGCGTCGCCAGGAGGCACGCCCACGCCATCGCCACGCAGAGGCACTTCCTGCCTGACGACCAATCGTATGCCAGCAAGCACGGGGGCCGGGGTAAGGGCCTCTCTCGGCTGTTGTTAGTCCTCGGAGTGTTCGTCGGCTGCTGGACGCCCTTCGCCCTCTACGGTTTGCTGGGCGATGCATCTAGCTCGCCCCTGTATACGTACGCTACGCTAGTGCCGGCGGCGGGGAACTCTCTGCTCAACCCTCTGCTGTACAGCCTGAGGAACAGAGACATACGCAAGGTGCTGCTGCACGCCTGCTGTCctcacagacacaacacacacaggccTGTCGACGTGTAg